Proteins from a genomic interval of Chanos chanos chromosome 3, fChaCha1.1, whole genome shotgun sequence:
- the add1 gene encoding alpha-adducin, which yields MNGESGAGVVTAPPPTNPPHKERYFDRVDESSPEYQRERNMAPDLRQDFNMMEQRKRVSMILQSPAFCEELETLIQDQMKKGKNPTSLLALQQIADFMTTSAPTMYPAAPQGGMAALNMSLGMVTPVNDLRGSDSIAYEKGEKLLRCKLAAFYRLSDLFGWSQLIYNHLTVRLNSEQERFLIVPFGLLFSEVSASSLVKINLQGEIVDRGSTNLGVNQAGFTLHSAIYAARPDVKCIVHIHTPAGAAVSAMKCGLLPISPEALSLGEVAYHDYHGILVDDEEMKVIQKNLGPTSKVMILRNHGLVSVGETVEEAFYYIRNLVTACEIQVRTLASAGGPDNLVMLDPEKYKARPRHPEPAEEGSGQPKWQVGEQEFEALMRMLDNLGYRTGYPYRCPALRDKAKKYSDVEIPPSAMGFSYAEDSDSGTRSPLKHSFQRQQRDKARWLNSGRPDEACEDGPDGGSPKAKTKWTKEESLRQAAVANQFVPLNTNPKEVQEMRNKIREQNLQDIKTAGPQSQVLSGAIVDRSFVQDAPLSDCTETIEGLDMSEQNYSPARSIRKGELVTASKAIIEKEYQPVVIVSKTGPNPFTKLTDQELEEYRKEVELKQKGPEDQTQEPEEEVKDPSPTRTPPSTPIRAEEEVQQEQTLKDDSDPATLRQTLPDLTPDEPSEVAALPAEDPAPTQTVPASQPEGEEPVAPDDTADAAAGDQGSDESPSKSPSKKKKKFRTPSFLKKNKKKTET from the exons ATGAACGGCGAATCAGGTGCAGGGGTGGTGactgccccccctcccaccaACCCTCCCCACAAGGAGCGTTATTTTGACCGTGTGGATGAGAGCAGTCCTgagtaccagagagagaggaacatggCCCCTGACCTCCGACAGGACTTCAACATGATGGAGCAGAGGAAGAGGGTCTCCATGATACTGCAGAGCCCT GCGTTCTGTGAGGAGCTGGAGAcgctgatccaggatcagatgaagaagggaaaaaatccCACTAGCCTGCTGGCTCTGCAGCAGATTGCTGATTTTATGACCACTAGTGCACCCACGATGTACCCAGCAGCACCACAAGGAGGCATGGCTGCCCTCAACATGA GTCTGGGTATGGTGACTCCGGTGAATGACCTGCGTGGATCAGACTCTATAGCCtatgagaaaggagagaagctGTTGCGCTGTAAACTGGCCGCTTTCTACCGTCTGTCAGACCTGTTCGGCTGGTCCCAGCTCATCTATAACCACTTAACT GTCAGGCTGAACTCCGAGCAGGAGCGTTTTCTGATTGTTCCTTTTGGGCTTCTGTTTAGTGAGGTCTCCGCCTCCAGCCTG GTGAAGATTAACCTGCAGGGGGAGATTGTAGACAGAGGCAGCACTAACCTGGGAGTTAACCAGGCTGGCTTCACTCTTCACTCCGCCATCTACGCTGCCCGCCCCGACGTCAAATGCATCGTCCACATCCACACGCCCGCCGGAGCTGCC GTGTCGGCTATGAAGTGCGGCCTGCTGCCCATCTCTCCTGAGGCCCTGTCGCTGGGCGAGGTGGCTTACCACGACTACCACGGTATTCTTGTGGACGACGAGGAGATGAAAGTCATTCAGAAGAACCTTGGCCCTACAagcaag GTGATGATTCTCAGAAACCACGGCCTGGTGTCAGTAGGGGAGACTGTTGAAGAGGCATTTTACTACATCCGTAACCTGGTCACTGCGTGTGAGATTCAG gTGCGTACTCTGGCCAGTGCTGGTGGTCCTGATAACCTGGTGATGTTGGACCCAGAGAAATACAAAGCCCGGCCACGGCACCCAGAGCCGGCAGAGGAGGGGTCTGGTCAGCCCAAATGGCAAGTTGGAGAGCAGGAGTTTGAGGCCCTGATGCGCATGCTGGATAACCTG GGTTACAGGACAGGTTACCCTTACCGTTGCCCCGCGCTGCGTGACAAAGCTAAAAAGTACAGTGACGTAGAAATCCCTCCGTCAGCCATGGGCTTCTCCTATGCGGAGGACAGTGACTCGGGCACCCGCTCTCCTCTCAAACACAGCTTTCAGAGGCAGCAGCGCGACAAGGCTCGCTGGCTCAACTCCGGGCGGCCGGACGAAGCCTGCGAAGACGGGCCCGATGGGGGCAGCCCGAAGGCGAAGACTAAG TGGACCAAGGAGGAGAGCCTTCGTCAGGCCGCTGTGGCCAATCAGTTTGTTCCTCTCAACACAAATCCCAAAGAGGTCCAAGAAATGCGCAATAAG ATCCGTGAGCAGAACCTGCAGGACATTAAGACCGCAGGCCCACAGTCCCAAGTGCTGTCTGGAGCCATAGTGGATCGTTCCTTTGTGCAG GatgctcctctgtctgactgtacggAGACAATCGAAGGCCTTGACATGTCAGAGCAGAACTATAGCCCTGCTAGGTCTATTAGAAAG GGGGAGCTTGTGACGGCCTCCAAAGCCATCATTGAGAAAGAGTACCAGCCTGTGGTTATTGTTAGTAAGACTGGACCGAACCCCTTCACCAAGCTCACCGACCAGGAACTGGAAGAGTACCGTAAGGAGGTGGAGCTCAAACAGAAAGGCCCGGAAG ATCAGACCCAGGAGCCTGAAGAGGAAGTTAAGGATCCAAGCCCCACCCGCACCCCGCCTAGCACCCCAATCAGAGCAGAGGAAG AGGTGCAGCAGGAGCAGACTCTGAAAGACGACAGTGATCCCGCCACTTTAAGACAGACCCTGCCTGACCTCACCCCAGATGAACCCTCTGAAGTCGCCGCTCTTCCTGCAGAAGATCCCGCCCCCACCCAAACAGTCCCCGCCTCCCAGCCAGAGGGGGAGGAGCCTGTTGCCCCCGACGACACAGCGGACGCAGCTGCCGGCGACCAGGGCAGCGACGAATCTCCCAGCAAATCCCcctcaaagaagaagaagaagttccgcactccctcttttctcaagaaaaacaaaaagaagaccGAGACTTAG